CTACAATATCCATTACCTTAAACTGCAAGAGAAAAAGGTTCCAAGTTTACAGATTTATGGCTGGCTACGTTTATGACTTCAAAATACCAAGAATGAGGAATTagacaggaagagaggtgggaaagAACACTTTTGTGAGGGGAAGAACTCAGTCGGTCaatgaagaaaaagaatcaatgaaTTCCAAATCAAAGAATAAAAGCTCCCACAGCAACAACCAGAAAGATGAAAGAATCATTAACTGAGTATCTGATGCTCTCACAGGAAGAAGCCTTCTGATGACACTCAGGCAGGTGGTGTGCTTGAGATCTGTGCACCAGGCCTGTCAGGGAGACTCACAAATGCCTCCGCAAACCCCAGATGATGATCAGATTGGTGTTTCCCAATAACACACACGGGCAGGAAGTTTTCAGACAAGGATCAAGAAAAAGGTCATAACCCAAATCCAAGGCAAAAATGTGCTGTAACACATGAAAACTTTCTTTGCTGTGACTGTCCTATATGGTAATTTTCAAACATCGTGGCAAGACACCAATGACCTAACTAATCAGACAACAcaacatttatttcaaatttctagGAGGTAAAAAAAGGTCAGATACTGTTGCTTTATGCATGCTTAGGGCTAGTTTATAAATACTCCATTCAATAATGCTGTAACACAGAGTTGCATCAGTGAAAAAAAACTGGCAAAATCTACCTTTTGCCATTCAATTTATCAGATGGTGAAAACCAAAACAGAATGTTCCATCagagctttaatttttaaatacgaTTGTCACattgggaaaatgaaataaacacagTAAAATAAACTGTACAAAGGCAAAGtagaataacaaaaaatattttactaaaacaTAAGATTTACAGAAGTTTCCAGACAAGCCATACAAAATGGTCACAAGCTGTTTTGAAGGGGGGAATCTACACTTGACAGCAAAGTCACAATGTTATTAGTGAGGGCTGTGATGTTTGTTTAATGTTCCCATTTTGGTTCAAACAATCAAGCTTGTCCATCTACAGAGTCTAAATTGTTAGACTTGGCTAGAGAGCATATTCTAAAGAATTGGTTAGCTGCTTTTAACCAATGCAATTAGATCACCATAAAGGGGGGGGGAGcccataaaattaaaataaaacatacctcccccctaaaaaaaaataaaataaaataaagaaaaacacccACACCCCTGCAGCTAACCCTGACAACTACCTTCATTCACAGTGCTTTATACTTAAACCATGATAGGGGAAATGAATAAAAGCAGAGGGGCCACTGCTTTTAAACGTTTCCACAACAATCCAGATGATACTTCTAGCCTCTGTTCATGCTTTACAACAGCGAATCAGGACAAGACATAGATTTGCTAATGTGCATTTAATCACCAAAGGACTGAAGATGTCTGGGCTTTTATTCTGTAATATTTCTAAGACTGTGTCCattaaatgcaaacaaaaaggaagaagtcTTGGCAGAACAGGAGAAGTGATGCATACTTGATGATCAGATCGATTTAAATATTATTCATGGCATATAGCCTAGTCCATGCTCTAGCTGCAGACAAAAACAAACAtgcaattattattttacttagttCAATCTGTTATCTGCTCAACTCCACAGTAAGTAAACAAATAGTATTGTTACTTATGAAAATGCCATGCCATAATCATTTAAATTCATGTCATTTTATAAACTAGATCAAGGCTGGAAGATTTTCTGTATGCCTAATTACCAAAAACACCACAATAAAATTCAAAAGTTCTACAAAACTTAACAGGCTGAATTTTTGGATCTCCATCAATTTTGTTAAAATCAGAAGAACCTTCTTAAATCCGAACTCTGCAGCCGTAAACTGCTACATATTTTAATCATATGGATTACAAAAACAGCTCAAGAGTTCAAAGTTTTCTAGATCTTTACATATTGCTAAATGAATAAGAGATACTCAGTATTTGTTAAACCCAGTAGAATTATAAGGGTCCAAGATGTTCCAATTACACATTGTCCTTAAATCTGAGGATCCCATAGCAGACTGTAAGAcattattacatattatattttaagatattatttgtATACTATAACAAGCAGGATCTTattgatcttatttattttagattttttttcctttttcttgccaaGGGCCTTAAAGAACGGTAGTACAAACTAGTTTCTAAAAGTAGAAGTGGTGTGAAAGAGAATGAATATTAAATACCTGTTTCTATGGCTTGGGCTTCATTGGTCTTCCACTGCTCCGCTACGTCATTTGCTAATGGATCATCTGGATTGGGAGCACTTAACAAAGCCTGGATCGATAGCAGAACTGTGCGgatctgcagtgctggggaccacTTATCTATGAAGGCAACAGGCCCAGTAGGATATGATAAAGCATGAAAAAACAAGCCCAGAACTGCTGCATCTCCCTCCCACAGACCTCTGTGGTCTTTGTACACACCAAGAATATGTTTACATTCTAGATATGAAATGCTTaagataataaaaaggaaaaattttaatagcATATGATGATAAAGGTAACACTTACCTTTCAAAATATCTAAACATATTCTTCCCAACTTGTCTACATTAGGATGATAAATTTTGGTCATGAAACGTACTTTAGGGGCTGCCATTGGGTATTCTTCTGGAAGGAATAGTTCAAGTTTAAAAGTCCCTCCCTCAAAGGGGGAATCCTGGGGGCCAGCAATGACCACATGAAAATAGCGGGCGTTGCTCTCATCTGGTTCTGCTTTAATGCCAGGAACTggttctgccagcaaacgctggGTTTCCTacaacagaaaagcaaatacattTGTGAAACAAATGCCATTTCAACTAaaccaaaattaaaattacaaagttCACCTCTTGAAATTAGACATAAAAGAACCTCTCCAATCTCCCAAAGGGCTTTTATTGGCTTACACAATAGAAATTTCAAAGAAAGGACCATATAAATGATTACAACCAGCTGAATATAACTGCAAAATCTCGATCACCTACCACATATTCCAGTTACAAATGTCTAAAATATATTGATAACAAAAGTAATGcaactggccggtgccgcggctcactaatcctccgcctgcggcgccagcagcccagggttctagtcccagttgggatgccggattctgtcccggttgctcctcttccagtctagctctctgttgtggcccgggaagacagtggaggatggcccaagtgcttggaccctgcacctgcataggagaccaggaggaggcacctggctcctggcttcggatcggcgcagtgcgctggccgtatcagccatttggggggtgaaccaacggaaggaagacctttctgtgtgtgtgtctctctctctcactgtctaactctgtcaaaaaataaaaaataaataaaaaagtaatgaaactaattgtgaaaaaaaaaaaaaaaaaccacccaccCATGCGtgcgcgcatgcacacacacagtaggATTACCACAAAAGTAAAGCAACTTGTTCTTGTAAACTACACCAAAACTAGGCTATTTCATAggcaaaattagtttttaaagccACTGAAAATCTctcatggaaaatataaagaaataacgGAAGGAGATAAGAACAAGCATAGGCATCTGAGTAAGGACAGATGGTGCCTGGTTTCTAAAATTGACGGTTAACCTCAAAGGGATCTTCAATGCTCCCAGCAATCTTACTATTGGTTCTCCTTTCCACTGTTTCCCCTCTCTCCCATAAAACATACTCTTCCCTCTTTCAAACTTTCAGCACCTCTATCCCCATCCTCACTTTGTCTGATGCCTTGGTTCCTATTTCATGAGGAAAAATAAGCTTCCTAAATTCCCAAGAAAGCATGCGCACACTCACCTGTACCTGTCCCACACGCTCTGTCTTTGCTCCTGTTACTGCCAATGAAGTGCCTTATTCTTGGCTAAGAGCCAACCTCTTCATATTACCTCTGCAACTATTCAAGGAAACTGCTAACAGTGTCTGCTCCCTTCCTGCACCTTCACTTGTCCCCTCGTTATTTGATCTTCCCCCAAATCATGCAAACTGTTGTCATTTTTTCCCAGTAAGTGCAGAAATgacctgggccagcgctgcggctcactaggctaatcctctgccttgtggcgccggcatacggagttctagtcccggtcggggcgccggattctgtcccggttgcccctcttccaggccagctctctgctgtggccagggagtgcagtggaggatggcccaagtgcttgggccctgcaccccatgggagaccaggggaagcacctggctcctgccactggatcagcgcggtgcgcgcgcgccggccgcggcggccattggagggtgaaccaacggcaaaggaagacttttctctctgtctctctctcactgtccactctgcctgtcaaataaataaataaaagtaaaaaaaaaaaaaaaaaaaaaaagaaagaaaaagaaaaaagaaaatgatgtggACCCACTCCCCATGCCATCAACTACTGCCTCAATGCTTTATAATTGCCTGTCTCCAATgtattcctcccttcctttcttgaaCATACTCTACTATCAGGTTGTAGCCAATAGCCAGTTTATAATAAGGGCACCAATGATACACACATAGTTAAATCATACGGCCAATGCTTAGTCCTTATCTTACTTGCTCTAAATAAAACATCTTATTTAGCTGTTCTGCCTTCATCTTTAAAAGACTTCACCTGTGCTATCACCACTCTCCTACCTCTCTTCCTACTTGTACAGCATCAGCTTCTTTTAGTCTCCTTGCCAGTTCCTATCTCCCCAATACCCCAACACTGAAGTGCAACAGGGATCTGCCCAGAGCCTCTTCTCTATCTACACATTCAGTGATACAATGAATTTAAATTCTAAAGACATTCTAAACATGAAGAAACCTCCTGTAATTCATACCCGGGACAGACCTCTCCCCTCATCCTATTTCTTCCATCCATAACTGCCAGCTTAACAGATCTTCTATTAAATAAAAAGCATCCCAAACTTAACATGACCAAAACTGAGCTTCTCACCTTCCTGACACTCAACCTGCTTTTCTCCCAAAGTTCCTGTTCTATCTAATTGATCCACCTATTCCTTCATATGCCACACATCTAATCTGATTGAATTCCATTTTGAAACACACCAAAATCTGCAACTGGATGGCTTCTTGCCACTCCACTGCTACACTACTCTAAGTCACACAAGTTCTCACTTAGTATGCTGCAACACCCTCCAAACTTGTTCTCCCTGCTTCTAACCTTGTTACCCACTACTTCCCAAGCTGATATTTCACAgtcattttaaaaaccaaagtcCTTACCATGGACTCCCCAATAAGGGTTCTATATACCTCACTCTGCCTACCTCTCTCTGACTCATCTTCAGATATTctttatttgttaatatttatttatttacagagacagaaaggaagaagagcctgagagagagaaatcttccatctgctggttcatttcccaaacagcagcaacagccagggctgggccagaccaaagccagaagccaagagcttcctccagctcttccacataggtgcaggggcccagcaactgggccatcctctgctgcttcccaaggcacattagtagggaagtgaataggaagtagagaggccaggacataaactggtgcccatatgggacacctgtgtcccaggcGGTGGCTCTCCTGCcaagccacaaagccagcccctcatCTTCAGATATTCTAACCCCAACACCCTCTCTTTGTTCTAGCCAAATCAAGTACACAAGTTCTTCAACCTGCCGAACATACTCCCACACCTCTAAGGCTTTGTACTTGCTCTTCTTTCCCTCAAATTGCTCTTTGGCTTACTCCTTCAACTCCTGAAGCTTCATTCAAAGACATTTTCTCACTGCAGTCTTCATAACTGAAAATGCAATCTCATTTCACCCTACCCTACACACTTCCCTACTTTATCTCCACAGCACCACTGATTACACATCTTGCTTATTTTGTTGAGGGTAAAAGCTCCATAAAAGAAATTTCAGTATGTTTATTCCTGACATATCTTTATAACTTGGAGCAGAAGCTGACACCATAGTAGATGTTCAATGAATACTTAAAGAGTTATGAGTCTACTTGATGCCATAAAGAATgaggaatgaactaacagatttTCATCTTTAATATCATTAAAGTAGGGTCCTTTTCAAAGCAGGATGTATACATCATGAGAGAAACACAAAAGGATCCATTCAAGTGCTGGAGAAATAGTCTGACTTCTACTAATACTGAACCAAAACACCATTAATATCTAATAAACTGGAAACAGTATGTACAGCATATATTAGTaatacattttcaatattttgaataGGCATGCATAGTAATTCTAAGTTTTAAGgaatgaaaaacaatgaaaatacttaagaaattatatacattacatTATTTCATTCTACAACCACAGTATACACACTTAAAACACTCATGTACGGAAATAGTCGTAAGATGTAGATACAAATCAAATCCTCACCCCAAATTTGTTAAACCCAAGGCCAtctaaaaaaagtaatgtatctGGCACTcaatactttattttaattatagtaATGCAAGGGCAAATTAGAAGCTGAAACATTGTGAATCCCTTTCAATAAAATGTTCTCTAggttcaaaataaaacattttaagaacatTAAAAAGTCCAAGAGGCAATGATGATGTCTCCCTCTTTTGGAAACCATATATAGaacataaaatgagaaaaaagatgtCTTCATTTCTAGGAAAAAGCAAAGATATTAAGAATGAACAGCAAGAATGGAAGAatcagaaaagaacaaaacagtaaAATGCTTGACGTTTGGCCTTTCCTCACCTTGATccttttgttttcctatttttagAAAGCCATGAAGATGGAGATTGGAAAAAAGAGTGCCAGAGTCCACACTCCAGTTAAACAAGGTAGCAGCAGCTATTTAAAGCTATAATAAGCTACCAGAAGGGCCTCTAAGAGCATATCCTAAAATAGTTTCCAAAATCATCCTCAGTACACATTAGTAGAGACAGATATGGCATTCATTTTCTCATCTTCAGCTCATCCTCAAAATCAGACATTAAGCAGATCATGTGATCTGATCAATCACAAGATTTAATTGAAACATATTTTAGGATAAGCTAATTTAGGTATGGAAAACACTTGAAATAGTTTTCCCTTGCTCTCAAGTTCTAATGGATTTGACACAATGAACAGATGTATAATTATATGACTACAGTTCTGATTTCCCAAACAAACCCAGAGCATATATTACGggagggaaaaggaataaaatccaAACCACATGAACAAGTCTCAGATGCTAGCATATGAAAGTCTTACCCACAGAAGTTGGTGGCAACTTTTTCCCAAATAAGGCAAAAACTGGATAGGAGAGAAAATTCTTGCTACAATTCAACACATAGTTAACTGTGAAATACCTTCTAGTTTTACACTATTTGGTCAAAAGATAGCAAAGCACAGTATGCTTTTTTAAGTCAACAAGAAAAAGATTTAAATTCCTACTGATTCATGTACTAACAAGTAGTTTGCATTGCTCTGAGGCACAGCGTCCTTACTTCCTCTCACGCAGAGCACAGTCCCCATTATCTACAGTTTCACTTTTCCACTGTTTCAGCCAATCCAGTCAACAAGTCTGATTACATTACAGGAAAAGTTCTAGAGATGAGCAAATTTTAAATTGTTCACTGTTttgagtagcatgatgaaatttCTCACACGCTGCTCCATCCCACTCAGGACTTCAATCATCCTTTTGTTCAGGATATCTACAATTCTAACAGTACTCAGCCATCAAAACCTCAGTAACCATCTTGGTTATCAGACCAACTGCTGTAACATCACAATGCTTGTATTCAAGTAACCCTTACTATAgttaataatggccccaaagcacAAGAGTAATAATGCTGGCAATTAAGATGACAAAGTAAAGCCACAAAGTGctacctttaagaaaaaaagtcaatgtgttttggcttaagaaaaaaaaaaaaaacctacactgTGGTTGCCAAGACTAACAATTAAGAATGAATCTCTTGAAAAGttgtaaagaaatgaaaaggatatTCAAGCTGGTTTGCTGAATGTCCTGCAAAACGCAGAAGTTATAGCCACAATGTGTGATAAATGCTTAGTTAAGAAGGCAAAGGCCAGcacatggcgcagtaggttaatcccctgcc
The window above is part of the Oryctolagus cuniculus chromosome 11, mOryCun1.1, whole genome shotgun sequence genome. Proteins encoded here:
- the UBE2N gene encoding ubiquitin-conjugating enzyme E2 N, yielding MAGLPRRIIKETQRLLAEPVPGIKAEPDESNARYFHVVIAGPQDSPFEGGTFKLELFLPEEYPMAAPKVRFMTKIYHPNVDKLGRICLDILKDKWSPALQIRTVLLSIQALLSAPNPDDPLANDVAEQWKTNEAQAIETARAWTRLYAMNNI